Genomic window (Candidatus Roizmanbacteria bacterium CG_4_9_14_0_2_um_filter_38_17):
TCTTACGCCAAAACTAAAGAGAAAACTTGTCAAACATAATCTCACTCAAAAATATAACAAGCAAATTTCTTTGCTAACAGTGAATCCCAGTCATCCTAGCTTAAATATTGAATTGCTCAAACCTAAAGAAAGAGGTATTTATAGCTTTAGGATTGATCTAAAATTTAGAGTATTGTTCTTTTTTAGCCCTGTCAAAAATGCGATTCAAGTAATTGCAATAACTGTCCACTATCGCTAAAGCTACTTTGACTGTAGGATTGACAATAATTTCCCCATCCAGCATAATTAAATTTGTATGAAATCTGTTGGGTCTAAACTCACTAAAAGGAAAACTGTATTAATGCTGTTAGTGCTTCTGTTTCTTTTTGGTCTGGCTACTAAAGTTTCAGCTGGTTGGGTGTTTTCAGGATTGGAGAATAGTGGAGAAGCTCGCGATGTAGCAGAGGATAATGGGAGTTTAAATCTAGAAGCAAGTACGCAAAAAATGGTGGATGAGTATTTTGTCAGTCTAAACTGTAGCCTTGGGGGTGTTGGATGTACTAATAAACCGGATAAATTTCACGCTTTTTATGACCGAAGCGTGTTAGGTGCTTCTCAGAAAGTAATATCTCTTGCTTATGCGTTCCCGCCCGCAAGTACTTCAAATTATCTGGCGTTTATGGGCTCAAAATCTGGGTTAATTGA
Coding sequences:
- a CDS encoding plasmid stabilization protein is translated as MPNILPLTPKLKRKLVKHNLTQKYNKQISLLTVNPSHPSLNIELLKPKERGIYSFRIDLKFRVLFFFSPVKNAIQVIAITVHYR